The genomic DNA TGACATTGGCGCCGACGCGTGCAACAGCGCCCGATACTTCATGACCGAGCACCATCGGTTCGCGGATACGCACGGTGCCGAATCCGCCGTGATTGAAGTAATGAAGATCCGAGCCGCAGATGCCGCCCGCCCGAACGCGGACCAGCAACTGGTTGGCCTCGGGTTCGGGCGTGGGTACGTCCTCGATGCGCAGATCCAAGGGTGCGTGAATAACAAGTGCGTGCATGATGATTGCCTGTGATAGTGAACGGCGCGAACTGTCCTCAAACGATAGCGGCGAATCGGAGCCGCGACAAAGACCGAAGTCATATGGACCGATAGTCGCCGCTTATGAATCGCTAGTCGAGCGACTTGCTCATGTATTCGATGACCTTTTTCGCGCCCGGGAACACCGTCATCGTTTTGTCCTGATAGAAGAGATCGTTCCGGCATGGCACGAAGCCATCGAACGCGTGTTCACGATCACGGTTCTTGCCTGGTACACGTCGAGAATGGGCATGCCGGCAATCGGCGACGACGGAACGGATTTCGCAGCGGGGTTGGCCACGTCGTTTGCGCCGAGCACGATCAGGACACGCGGCGTGTCCCAACACGAATGACGGGGAAGGCGTGAACGGGCGTCGCGAGAAGCGGCATCCTTGCGGACGCCGTCGGAATCAGAACTTGTGACGCAGCCCGATAGCGGCTTCGAACAGCGAGTTGAAGCCATAGAAGGGTTGATTCGAACCGGACGCGGCCGCCAGCGTCGTCCATGCGCCCGTCAGATGGTTGTAGTCGACGCCGACATAGACATCGGTGCGCTTGCTCAGCAGATAGTCGAAGGTCGGGCCACCCGTGATGCGCGTGCCGCTCTGACCCGCGTGATGCACGAAGTCGACATAGACGGGCAGGTCGAGCACCAGGGTAGGCGTGATGTAGTACTGCACGGCAGCGGAGAACGAGTCATTCCGATAGTCGGCAGGGTAGACATGGCTGTAGATATACGAGCCGTACAGCTTCGCGTTGCCGAATACATAGGTCGCGCCTGCCGTAAAGATCTTCTGCGAACTGTCGGGTATCGTCACGCCGAAGTAGGTGCTGCCGTAGGCCGTCGTCGACGGATTCAGGCCACCGATATTATTGACGATCTGATAAGCCGCCCCGACGCTCAACGGGCCATGGTCGTACGAAACGCTCACCGCGGGCGAAGAGTTCTGGTGGGTATTGCCCGCCACGCCGCCGAACGTATAGGCGCCTTTGACAGTGAAGCCTGCAATGACGGGTGACGTGTAGCGCACCGTATTGTCGAGGCGACCGCCGCCCGTCAGGCCCGCGCCCTGGAAACCCACCGTACCCGTGTAGTTGGCGAACGCGTAGATGTCGTGCGTCCAACCCGTTTCATGCACGAGCGTGTAT from Paraburkholderia terrae includes the following:
- a CDS encoding porin, with protein sequence MALSGSAWAQSSVTLYGIIDEAIRFDTHQNKAGDHLFTMGSGGEIQGSRWGLQGKEDLGGGLAAIFQLEGGFTPNTGTTQQSTPSGAARLFGRTAIVGLSSQYGTVTLGRQYTLVHETGWTHDIYAFANYTGTVGFQGAGLTGGGRLDNTVRYTSPVIAGFTVKGAYTFGGVAGNTHQNSSPAVSVSYDHGPLSVGAAYQIVNNIGGLNPSTTAYGSTYFGVTIPDSSQKIFTAGATYVFGNAKLYGSYIYSHVYPADYRNDSFSAAVQYYITPTLVLDLPVYVDFVHHAGQSGTRITGGPTFDYLLSKRTDVYVGVDYNHLTGAWTTLAAASGSNQPFYGFNSLFEAAIGLRHKF